One Ahaetulla prasina isolate Xishuangbanna chromosome 1, ASM2864084v1, whole genome shotgun sequence DNA window includes the following coding sequences:
- the SDHAF2 gene encoding succinate dehydrogenase assembly factor 2, mitochondrial, protein MAALMVRRFLLRPVCLSRSPKCGYRGDSPSDSGKDLLEIPLPPWQARPHEPLASKRARLLYESRKRGMLENCLLLSLFAKENLNQMNEQQLDLYDRLINEPSNDWDIYSWATETKPAPEIFENEILQMLREFTKNKHREKRLRQPDLEYLAEDSH, encoded by the exons ATGGCGGCTCTAATGGTTCGG CGCTTCTTGCTGCGGCCCGTCTGTCTCTCCCGCTCGCCCAAGTGTGGCTACCGCGGGGATTCTCCGTCTGATTCTGGGAAGGACCTGCTGGAGATCCCGCTCCCTCCCTGGCAGGCTCGGCCGCACGAACCCCTGGCGAGCAAGCGCGCCAGGCTCTTATACGAGAGCCGCAAGAGAGGCATGTTGGAGAACTGCCTGCTGCTCAG tttATTTGCCAAAGAGAATCTGAATCAAATGAATGAACAACAACTGGACCTTTATGACCGCCTAATAAATGAGCCAAGCAATGATTGGGACATATATTCCTGGGCAACAG aaaCGAAGCCTGCTCCAGAAATCTTTGAGAATGAAATCCTACAGATGCTTAGAGAGTTTACTAAAAACAAGCACAGAGAGAAGAGACTACGACAACCAGATTTGGAATATCTTGCTGAAGACTCCCACTGA
- the SAXO4 gene encoding protein phosphatase 1 regulatory subunit 32 isoform X1: MISGQSSIITVSPGKSCITKSFSVSTEKMGRLPLGAVSPYVKTSSGGSMDPMKFYCTSYGAAYGQEGFRPRNGFHFGAGYKSNYRPVVQYNPNLDKIDNPPVGKLLQDNYESTTNKHFQPLQLPDGKYPLPWSVHQPGSGYVREKPLTFPTTQAVKRVHFDTANQGAEAVIGLEPRHVPVLHNTFGKGSVEAENARHGPQFMSTEYGSKYRFSIPGQPDFLQTKTIGAKEESGFTEGCLANPIVEKQASQDSNPGISIMKADYLPSSIPHGDEFLPVLSKGSERGSGFSRQKDLRLGSSGPNAEASGPLSHSQFQGHQRQPQTQTNLVGREYVGNKEPTGFSTNNLNYVTPVYDPNLPNRFLTSYNSKFYETLSKGVDREGWTRGGIQPQQAGGFATNNHGTDLGSDPNATETLRTVHPHVGRTITTVDPFYRDSPHDRRFAALHQTTVPN, translated from the exons ATGATCAGTGGCCAGTCTTCTATAATAACTGTTTCCCCGGGAAAATCTTGTATCACAAAATCTTTTTCTGTATCCACAGAGAAGATGGGACGTCTCCCCTTAGGTGCCGTTTCTCCCTATGTAAAAACAAGTTCTGGTGGAAGTATGGACCCCATGAAATTCTATTGCACCAGCTATGGGGCAGCTTATG GTCAGGAAGGCTTTCGTCCTCGGAATGGCTTCCATTTTGGAGCAGGATATAAAAGCAACTACCGGCCTGTTGTCCAATACAACCCAAACCTAGATAAAATAGATAATCCACCTGTGGG GAAACTCCTCCAAGATAACTATGAATCAACAACCAATAAACATTTCCAGCCCCTTCAGCTCCCGGATGGGAAGTATCCTCTTCCCTGGAGTGTACATCAGCCAGGCAGTGGGTATGTTCGAGAAAAGCCTCTAACTTTTCCCACAACCCAAGCA GTCAAAAGGGTCCATTTTGATACAGCCAACCAGGGAGCTGAAGCTGTGATAGGGCTGGAGCCCAGACATGTCCCTGTGCTCCATAATACATTTGGAAAAGGCTCAGTTGAAGCGGAAAATGCAAGACAC GGACCTCAGTTCATGTCCACGGAATATGGCTCTAAGTACCGCTTCAGCATTCCAGGGCAACCAG ATTTCCTGCAAACGAAAACAATTGGCGCCAAAGAAGAGTCAGGATTTACTGAAGGCTGCCTTGCTAACCCCATTGTGGAGAAACAAGCATCTCAG GACAGCAATCCTGGAATCAGCATTATGAAGGCAGATTATCTACCATCTTCTATTCCACAT GGGGATGAATTTCTACCAGTCCTTTCCAAAGGCTCTGAGCGGGGCTCTGGATTTAGTCGGCAGAAGGATCTTCGTCTTGGTTCTTCA GGACCCaatgcagaagcatctgggccaCTGAGCCATTCTCAGTTCCAAGGCCATCAGCGACAGCCTCAAACACAAACCAATCTTGTAGGACGAGAGTATGTGGGCAACAAG GAACCAACAGGATTCAGCACCAACAACCTTAATTATGTGACACCTGTGTATGACCCAAATCTGCCTAACAGGTTTTTGACTAGCTATAATTCCAA GTTTTATGAAACCCTTTCAAAGGGAGTGGACAGGGAGGGCTGGACCCGAGGGGGTATCCAGCCTCAACAAGCAGGTGGCTTTGCTACGAACAACCACGGAACCGACTTAGGAAGTGATCCTAACGCTACAGAGACCTTGCGGACTGTTCATCCCCATGTTGGCAG GACAATCACAACTGTTGACCCATTCTATCGCGATTCTCCCCATGATCGTCGCTTTGCTGCTCTTCATCAGACAACTGTCCCCAATTAA
- the SAXO4 gene encoding protein phosphatase 1 regulatory subunit 32 isoform X2 translates to MGRLPLGAVSPYVKTSSGGSMDPMKFYCTSYGAAYGQEGFRPRNGFHFGAGYKSNYRPVVQYNPNLDKIDNPPVGKLLQDNYESTTNKHFQPLQLPDGKYPLPWSVHQPGSGYVREKPLTFPTTQAVKRVHFDTANQGAEAVIGLEPRHVPVLHNTFGKGSVEAENARHGPQFMSTEYGSKYRFSIPGQPDFLQTKTIGAKEESGFTEGCLANPIVEKQASQDSNPGISIMKADYLPSSIPHGDEFLPVLSKGSERGSGFSRQKDLRLGSSGPNAEASGPLSHSQFQGHQRQPQTQTNLVGREYVGNKEPTGFSTNNLNYVTPVYDPNLPNRFLTSYNSKFYETLSKGVDREGWTRGGIQPQQAGGFATNNHGTDLGSDPNATETLRTVHPHVGRTITTVDPFYRDSPHDRRFAALHQTTVPN, encoded by the exons ATGGGACGTCTCCCCTTAGGTGCCGTTTCTCCCTATGTAAAAACAAGTTCTGGTGGAAGTATGGACCCCATGAAATTCTATTGCACCAGCTATGGGGCAGCTTATG GTCAGGAAGGCTTTCGTCCTCGGAATGGCTTCCATTTTGGAGCAGGATATAAAAGCAACTACCGGCCTGTTGTCCAATACAACCCAAACCTAGATAAAATAGATAATCCACCTGTGGG GAAACTCCTCCAAGATAACTATGAATCAACAACCAATAAACATTTCCAGCCCCTTCAGCTCCCGGATGGGAAGTATCCTCTTCCCTGGAGTGTACATCAGCCAGGCAGTGGGTATGTTCGAGAAAAGCCTCTAACTTTTCCCACAACCCAAGCA GTCAAAAGGGTCCATTTTGATACAGCCAACCAGGGAGCTGAAGCTGTGATAGGGCTGGAGCCCAGACATGTCCCTGTGCTCCATAATACATTTGGAAAAGGCTCAGTTGAAGCGGAAAATGCAAGACAC GGACCTCAGTTCATGTCCACGGAATATGGCTCTAAGTACCGCTTCAGCATTCCAGGGCAACCAG ATTTCCTGCAAACGAAAACAATTGGCGCCAAAGAAGAGTCAGGATTTACTGAAGGCTGCCTTGCTAACCCCATTGTGGAGAAACAAGCATCTCAG GACAGCAATCCTGGAATCAGCATTATGAAGGCAGATTATCTACCATCTTCTATTCCACAT GGGGATGAATTTCTACCAGTCCTTTCCAAAGGCTCTGAGCGGGGCTCTGGATTTAGTCGGCAGAAGGATCTTCGTCTTGGTTCTTCA GGACCCaatgcagaagcatctgggccaCTGAGCCATTCTCAGTTCCAAGGCCATCAGCGACAGCCTCAAACACAAACCAATCTTGTAGGACGAGAGTATGTGGGCAACAAG GAACCAACAGGATTCAGCACCAACAACCTTAATTATGTGACACCTGTGTATGACCCAAATCTGCCTAACAGGTTTTTGACTAGCTATAATTCCAA GTTTTATGAAACCCTTTCAAAGGGAGTGGACAGGGAGGGCTGGACCCGAGGGGGTATCCAGCCTCAACAAGCAGGTGGCTTTGCTACGAACAACCACGGAACCGACTTAGGAAGTGATCCTAACGCTACAGAGACCTTGCGGACTGTTCATCCCCATGTTGGCAG GACAATCACAACTGTTGACCCATTCTATCGCGATTCTCCCCATGATCGTCGCTTTGCTGCTCTTCATCAGACAACTGTCCCCAATTAA